One window from the genome of Streptococcus parasanguinis encodes:
- the argS gene encoding arginine--tRNA ligase, whose amino-acid sequence MNNKELIASELAKVIDSLDQDAILNLLEQPKSSDLGDIAFPAFSLAKVERKAPQAIAADIAEKIDQSAFEKVVATGPYVNFFLDKSKISDQVIKSVIEAGADYGQQDEGNGQNITIDLSSPNIAKPFSVGHLRSTVIGDALSNIFRKMGYNTIKINHLGDWGKQFGLLMVAYKKWGSKEAVEANPIDELLKLYVRINAEIENDPELDEEGRKWFKKLEDGDPEATELWQWFRDESLVEFNRIYKLLGVEFDSLNGEAFYNDKMDEAVQILEDKGLLKESKGASIVELDDVNLPPAMIKKSDGATLYITRDIATAIYRARTYNFVKNIYAVGQEQSNHFRQLKAVLKKMGFDWSDDMVHVDFGLVTKNRQKLSTRKGNIILLEPTLQEAISRAKAQIEEKNPELENKEEVAHAVGVGAVKFYDLKTDRRNGYDFDLEAMVSFEGETGPYVQYAYARIQSILRKANFTPSTDATYSLSDPESWEIIKLLQDFSRVVKRAAENYDPSLIAKYAINLAQAFNKYYAHTRILDESPERESRLALSYSTAVVLKEALRLLGVDAPEKM is encoded by the coding sequence ATGAACAATAAAGAACTCATTGCTAGTGAATTGGCCAAAGTGATTGACTCTCTTGACCAAGATGCTATTTTAAATTTGCTTGAACAACCAAAATCATCTGATCTTGGTGACATTGCTTTTCCAGCCTTCTCACTTGCAAAAGTGGAACGCAAGGCTCCTCAAGCAATCGCTGCAGATATTGCCGAAAAGATCGACCAAAGCGCCTTCGAAAAAGTCGTTGCAACTGGACCTTACGTGAACTTCTTCTTGGATAAATCTAAGATCTCTGATCAAGTGATCAAATCTGTTATCGAAGCAGGTGCAGACTACGGCCAACAAGACGAAGGAAATGGTCAAAATATTACCATCGACCTTTCCAGTCCAAATATCGCAAAACCATTCTCAGTTGGTCACTTGCGCTCAACCGTTATCGGGGATGCTCTTTCAAACATCTTCCGTAAAATGGGCTACAACACCATTAAAATCAACCACTTGGGTGACTGGGGTAAACAATTCGGCCTCTTGATGGTGGCCTACAAAAAATGGGGTAGCAAAGAAGCTGTCGAAGCCAACCCAATCGATGAATTGCTAAAACTTTACGTTCGTATCAATGCTGAAATTGAAAACGATCCTGAGCTTGATGAAGAAGGACGTAAATGGTTCAAAAAATTGGAAGATGGGGATCCAGAAGCAACAGAATTGTGGCAATGGTTCCGTGACGAGAGCTTGGTAGAATTCAACCGTATCTACAAACTCCTTGGTGTTGAGTTTGATAGCTTAAACGGGGAAGCTTTCTACAATGACAAGATGGATGAAGCTGTCCAAATTCTTGAAGACAAAGGCTTGTTGAAAGAGTCTAAGGGAGCTAGCATCGTTGAGCTCGATGATGTCAACCTTCCACCGGCTATGATTAAGAAATCAGACGGTGCCACTCTTTATATCACTCGTGATATCGCAACCGCTATCTACCGTGCACGGACTTACAACTTTGTGAAAAACATCTATGCTGTAGGTCAAGAACAATCTAACCACTTCCGTCAATTGAAAGCTGTTTTGAAGAAAATGGGATTTGACTGGAGCGATGATATGGTTCACGTTGACTTTGGTTTGGTGACAAAAAACCGCCAAAAATTGTCAACTCGTAAAGGAAATATCATCCTTCTCGAACCAACTCTTCAAGAAGCCATCTCTCGTGCCAAAGCTCAGATCGAAGAAAAGAATCCTGAACTTGAAAACAAGGAAGAAGTGGCACATGCAGTCGGTGTTGGTGCGGTTAAATTCTACGACTTGAAGACAGACCGCCGCAATGGGTATGACTTCGACCTCGAAGCCATGGTATCCTTCGAAGGAGAAACTGGACCTTACGTTCAATACGCTTACGCTCGTATCCAATCAATCCTTCGTAAAGCCAACTTCACACCATCTACAGATGCGACTTACAGCTTGAGCGACCCAGAAAGCTGGGAAATCATCAAGCTTCTCCAAGACTTCTCTCGTGTTGTCAAACGTGCCGCTGAAAACTATGATCCATCCTTGATCGCAAAATATGCTATCAACTTGGCTCAAGCCTTCAACAAATACTATGCACACACTCGTATCTTGGATGAAAGCCCAGAACGCGAAAGCCGTCTTGCTCTTAGCTACTCAACTGCAGTAGTCTTAAAAGAAGCCCTTCGCTTACTTGGTGTCGATGCCCCTGAGAAAATGTAA
- a CDS encoding ABC transporter permease — MKKKPIYLYILLFFSTVGTLTSAVSTFGASKSFELTDDFAKQLGLTTAQDKADYVTYYEKSAQLNQSPLTFLFVSLILIALLATFYFLFMKQDLLTAHYTYMGQILLSQAFSCYNYFAGRPLLASFSTPSLRQRYLASSSIALLLLTALSLLFLGIVLYKTLRLRKAQARA, encoded by the coding sequence ATGAAAAAGAAACCTATCTATCTTTACATCCTGTTATTTTTCTCTACGGTTGGAACCCTGACTTCAGCTGTCTCAACCTTTGGAGCTTCAAAGAGTTTTGAGTTGACAGATGATTTTGCGAAACAACTTGGTTTAACAACGGCTCAAGACAAGGCTGACTATGTGACATATTATGAGAAATCAGCCCAACTCAATCAGTCTCCATTAACCTTTTTATTTGTTTCTCTGATTCTGATTGCTTTGCTGGCAACTTTCTATTTCCTCTTTATGAAGCAGGATCTGTTGACAGCACATTATACTTATATGGGGCAGATTTTGTTAAGTCAAGCCTTCTCTTGCTATAATTATTTTGCAGGGCGTCCACTATTAGCTAGTTTTTCAACCCCGTCCCTTCGCCAACGATATCTGGCATCTTCGTCCATTGCTTTGTTACTCTTGACTGCTTTATCTCTTCTCTTCCTTGGAATTGTTTTGTATAAAACCTTGCGTTTGAGAAAAGCTCAAGCTAGGGCATAA
- the mutS gene encoding DNA mismatch repair protein MutS, translating into MTVEKISPGMQQYLDIKKDYPDAFLLFRMGDFYELFYEDAVNAAQILEISLTSRNKNAENPIPMAGVPYHSAQQYIDVLIEQGYKVAIAEQMEDPKEAKGVVKREVVQVITPGTVVDSTKPDSENNFLVALDRSGNDYGLAYMDLVTGEFQVTTLNDFSMVCGEIRNLRAREVVLGYALPEQEERVFVSQMNLLLSHVETALDNVQLLGDHLSELEKKTAGKLLQYVHQTQMRELSHLKKAHHYEICDFLQMDFATKASLDLTENGRTGKKHGSLYWYLDETKTAMGGRLLRSWIQKPLVDLKRIRERQDIIQVFMDHFFERSDLTDSLKGVYDIERLASRVSFGKINPKDLLQLGDTLGHVPTIKSILLGIGDPVLDVLIARLDELPELHRLITSAIAPEASAVITEGNIIRTGFDEQLDQYRVVLRDGTGWIAEIEAKEREASGITGLKIDYNKKDGYYFHVTNSQLSHVPAHFFRKATLKNSERFGTEELARIEGDMLEAREKSANLEYTIFMRIREEVGKYIQRLQQLAQAIATVDVLQSLASVAESQRLNRPLFHEERRIAIDKGRHPVVEKVMGAQSYIPNSIFMDEERDIQLITGPNMSGKSTYMRQLAIIVILAQIGSYVPAQKAELPIFDAIYTRIGAADDLVSGQSTFMVEMMEANHAIRKATTQSLILFDELGRGTATYDGMALAQSIIEYIHDRTGAKTLFATHYHELTALSETLSRLENVHVATLERDGQVTFLHKIEPGPADKSYGIHVAKIAGLPEELLKRADAILTKLEGQAQQVPLADATPKKEVPSQVVEQMSLFEEEPEHTAITELKNLDLYNMTPMEVMMAVAELKKKL; encoded by the coding sequence ATGACAGTAGAAAAAATATCCCCTGGAATGCAGCAGTATCTAGATATCAAAAAAGACTATCCGGATGCCTTTTTGCTGTTTCGAATGGGAGATTTTTACGAATTATTTTATGAAGATGCAGTGAATGCAGCTCAAATTTTAGAGATTTCCTTAACCTCACGGAATAAAAATGCAGAGAATCCGATTCCCATGGCGGGTGTTCCCTACCACTCGGCCCAGCAGTATATTGATGTTCTCATCGAACAGGGGTATAAGGTAGCGATTGCGGAACAAATGGAAGATCCCAAAGAAGCCAAGGGGGTCGTTAAGCGTGAAGTCGTACAGGTGATCACGCCGGGTACAGTGGTGGATTCGACCAAGCCAGATAGTGAGAATAACTTTCTGGTTGCTTTGGACCGTTCAGGGAATGACTATGGGCTAGCCTATATGGATTTGGTGACAGGGGAATTTCAGGTGACGACCCTCAATGACTTCAGCATGGTTTGTGGAGAAATCCGCAATTTACGTGCGCGTGAGGTGGTCCTGGGTTATGCCTTGCCAGAACAGGAAGAACGTGTTTTTGTGAGCCAGATGAATCTCTTGCTGTCACATGTAGAGACGGCGCTGGACAATGTCCAACTTTTAGGGGATCATCTGAGTGAACTCGAAAAGAAAACGGCTGGAAAACTTCTCCAGTATGTCCATCAGACACAAATGCGGGAATTGAGTCACCTCAAAAAAGCCCATCATTATGAAATTTGCGATTTCTTGCAGATGGACTTTGCGACCAAGGCTAGTCTTGATTTGACAGAGAATGGTCGGACTGGGAAGAAACATGGTAGCTTGTATTGGTATTTGGATGAAACCAAGACGGCCATGGGAGGACGTTTGTTGCGGTCCTGGATTCAGAAACCCTTAGTCGATTTGAAACGGATTCGAGAGCGCCAGGACATCATTCAGGTCTTTATGGATCATTTCTTTGAACGGAGCGATTTGACCGACAGCCTCAAAGGGGTCTATGACATTGAACGCTTAGCGAGTCGGGTTTCCTTTGGCAAGATCAACCCTAAGGATCTCTTGCAGCTAGGAGATACTCTGGGGCATGTGCCGACGATCAAGTCGATTCTACTGGGGATTGGTGATCCAGTCTTAGATGTCTTAATTGCACGCTTGGATGAACTTCCTGAGTTGCACCGCTTGATTACCTCAGCTATTGCTCCGGAAGCGTCTGCTGTTATTACGGAGGGAAATATCATCCGAACTGGGTTTGACGAGCAATTGGACCAGTACCGTGTCGTTCTTCGGGATGGTACTGGTTGGATTGCTGAGATTGAGGCCAAGGAGCGCGAAGCCAGCGGCATTACAGGTCTAAAAATCGATTACAACAAGAAGGATGGCTACTATTTCCATGTCACCAATTCTCAATTGAGTCACGTTCCTGCTCACTTTTTCCGCAAGGCGACCTTGAAAAATTCAGAACGCTTTGGTACGGAGGAATTGGCTCGCATCGAAGGAGATATGCTAGAGGCGCGTGAGAAGTCTGCTAATCTGGAATATACGATTTTTATGCGGATTCGGGAAGAAGTTGGCAAATATATCCAGCGTCTGCAACAATTAGCTCAGGCGATTGCAACGGTTGATGTTTTACAAAGTTTAGCCAGTGTTGCTGAGTCGCAACGGTTGAATCGTCCCCTTTTTCATGAAGAACGACGAATCGCAATCGACAAAGGCCGCCATCCGGTTGTTGAGAAAGTGATGGGAGCCCAGTCCTATATTCCTAATAGCATCTTTATGGATGAGGAACGGGATATTCAGCTGATTACGGGGCCAAATATGAGCGGGAAGTCTACCTATATGCGCCAATTGGCGATCATTGTGATTCTTGCCCAGATTGGCTCCTATGTTCCAGCGCAAAAGGCCGAGTTGCCAATCTTTGATGCGATTTATACTCGGATCGGAGCTGCTGATGACCTGGTATCGGGTCAGTCTACCTTCATGGTGGAAATGATGGAGGCCAATCACGCCATTCGCAAGGCAACGACCCAGTCCTTGATTTTGTTTGATGAGTTGGGACGGGGAACGGCGACCTATGATGGGATGGCCCTCGCCCAATCCATCATCGAATATATCCATGATCGGACTGGTGCCAAAACCTTGTTTGCGACCCATTACCATGAATTGACGGCTCTTTCAGAAACCTTGTCTCGCTTGGAAAATGTCCATGTTGCGACCTTGGAGCGAGATGGTCAGGTTACCTTCTTGCACAAGATTGAACCCGGCCCAGCAGATAAGTCCTATGGGATTCACGTGGCCAAGATCGCTGGTTTGCCAGAAGAATTGCTGAAGCGGGCGGATGCGATTTTGACCAAGCTCGAAGGACAAGCCCAGCAAGTACCGCTTGCGGATGCAACCCCTAAAAAGGAAGTACCTTCACAGGTTGTTGAACAAATGTCCCTCTTTGAGGAAGAGCCAGAACATACAGCGATCACAGAATTGAAGAATCTGGATCTCTACAATATGACTCCGATGGAAGTCATGATGGCAGTCGCCGAATTGAAAAAGAAATTGTAA
- the nrdI gene encoding class Ib ribonucleoside-diphosphate reductase assembly flavoprotein NrdI — translation MKVSFVYISLSGNTESFVSRLSDYLLEVHPGLEIEKVHVKDLVKEGQPFFEMTNPFITFLPTYLEGGNGVDNGDVEILTTDVADFIAYGANASKCLGVVGSGNRNFNNQYCLTAKQYSQRFGFPMLADFEMRGMLGDIKKVAAIVEDLYHL, via the coding sequence ATGAAAGTATCCTTTGTTTATATTAGTCTGAGTGGAAATACAGAGAGTTTTGTCAGTCGCTTAAGTGACTATTTGCTGGAAGTCCATCCCGGACTTGAAATCGAGAAAGTTCATGTGAAAGACCTGGTCAAAGAGGGCCAGCCCTTCTTTGAAATGACCAATCCTTTTATTACTTTTTTGCCAACCTATTTGGAGGGTGGAAATGGTGTTGACAATGGCGATGTGGAAATTTTGACGACAGATGTTGCGGATTTTATTGCTTACGGAGCCAACGCTAGCAAGTGTTTAGGAGTGGTTGGGTCAGGCAATCGGAATTTTAACAATCAATATTGTTTAACCGCTAAGCAATATAGCCAACGCTTTGGTTTCCCTATGTTAGCCGATTTTGAAATGCGGGGGATGTTGGGAGATATTAAAAAAGTAGCGGCCATTGTAGAAGATTTGTATCATCTTTAA
- the glgP gene encoding glycogen/starch/alpha-glucan family phosphorylase codes for MESLQKYVIDHQQKTIAECSNEELYIALLNYTKQASAQKKLNTGKKKVYYISAEFLIGKLLSNNLINLGLYDDVKKELSDAGKDLIEVEEVELEPSLGNGGLGRLAACFIDSISSLGLTGDGVGLNYHFGLFQQVLKNNQQETIPNAWLTDQSWLVRSSRSYQVPFAHFTLTSTLYDIDVPGYKIETKNRLRLFDLDSVDSSIIEDGINFDKTDIARNLTLFLYPDDSNRQGELLRIFQQYFMVSNGAQLIIDEAIEKGSNLHDLADYAVVQINDTHPSMVIPELIRLLTERGIGMDEAISIVRSMTAYTNHTILAEALEKWPLEFLQEVVPHLVPIIEELDRRVRAEYKDPAVQIIDENDRVHMAHMDIHYGFSVNGVAALHTEILKNSELKAFYDIYPEKFNNKTNGITFRRWLMHANPTLSHYLDDILGRDWHHDASKLEDLLSYEDKDAVKAKLENIKSHNKRKLARFLKDHQGVEINPNSIFDTQIKRLHEYKRQQMNALYVIHKYLDIKAGNIPARPITVLFGGKAAPAYTIAQDIIHLILCLSEVIANDPAVAPHLQVVMVENYNVTAASYLIPASDISEQISLASKEASGTGNMKFMLNGALTLGTMDGANVEIAELVGRDNIYIFGEDSETVIDLYEKSAYKSADFYEREAIKPLVDFIISDAVLAVGNKERLTRLHKELINKDWFMTLLDLEDYIVTKERMLADYEDRDAWLDQVIVNIAKAGFFSSDRTIAQYNEDIWHLN; via the coding sequence ATGGAATCATTGCAAAAATATGTGATTGATCATCAGCAAAAAACAATTGCAGAATGTTCAAATGAAGAATTGTACATTGCTTTGCTTAATTACACCAAGCAAGCAAGTGCTCAAAAGAAATTGAATACTGGTAAGAAAAAAGTTTACTACATCTCAGCTGAGTTCTTGATCGGTAAACTCTTGTCTAATAACTTGATCAACTTGGGTCTTTACGACGATGTTAAAAAAGAATTGTCAGATGCTGGTAAAGACTTGATCGAAGTAGAAGAAGTGGAATTGGAACCATCACTTGGTAATGGTGGTTTGGGACGTTTGGCAGCCTGCTTTATCGACTCTATCTCAAGCCTTGGTTTGACAGGGGATGGGGTTGGTTTGAACTACCACTTTGGTTTGTTCCAACAAGTCCTTAAAAACAACCAACAAGAAACGATTCCAAATGCATGGTTGACTGACCAAAGCTGGCTCGTTCGTTCAAGCCGTAGCTACCAAGTGCCATTTGCACACTTCACATTGACTTCTACCCTTTATGATATCGATGTCCCTGGTTACAAGATTGAAACCAAGAACCGTTTGCGTTTGTTCGACTTGGATTCAGTTGATTCATCTATTATTGAAGATGGTATTAACTTTGACAAGACAGATATCGCTCGCAACTTGACCCTCTTCTTGTACCCAGATGATAGTAACCGTCAAGGGGAATTGCTCCGTATCTTCCAACAATACTTCATGGTATCAAACGGTGCACAATTGATCATCGACGAAGCCATCGAAAAAGGAAGCAACTTGCATGACCTTGCTGACTATGCTGTTGTCCAAATCAACGATACTCACCCATCAATGGTCATCCCTGAATTGATCCGTCTTTTGACAGAACGTGGTATTGGAATGGATGAAGCCATCTCTATCGTTCGTAGCATGACGGCTTACACTAACCACACAATCCTTGCAGAAGCCCTTGAAAAATGGCCACTTGAATTTTTGCAAGAAGTGGTTCCTCACTTGGTTCCAATCATTGAAGAATTGGACCGCCGTGTTCGCGCTGAATACAAAGATCCAGCTGTTCAAATCATCGATGAGAATGATCGCGTACACATGGCGCACATGGATATCCACTATGGATTTAGCGTAAACGGGGTAGCAGCACTTCACACAGAAATCTTGAAGAATTCTGAGTTGAAAGCCTTCTACGACATTTACCCTGAAAAATTCAACAACAAAACAAACGGTATCACATTCCGTCGTTGGCTCATGCATGCCAACCCAACCTTGTCACACTACTTGGATGATATCCTCGGACGTGACTGGCACCATGACGCATCTAAATTGGAAGACCTTCTTTCTTATGAAGATAAAGATGCAGTCAAAGCAAAATTGGAAAACATCAAGTCTCACAACAAACGGAAATTGGCTCGTTTCTTGAAAGACCATCAAGGTGTGGAAATCAATCCTAACTCTATCTTTGATACCCAAATCAAACGTCTCCACGAATACAAACGTCAACAAATGAACGCTTTGTATGTGATCCACAAATACTTGGACATCAAAGCTGGAAATATCCCTGCTCGCCCAATCACTGTTCTCTTTGGTGGTAAAGCAGCTCCTGCCTACACCATTGCACAAGATATTATCCACTTGATCCTTTGCTTGTCTGAAGTGATTGCAAACGATCCAGCAGTAGCTCCACACTTGCAAGTCGTTATGGTAGAAAACTACAACGTGACTGCTGCAAGCTACTTGATTCCAGCTAGCGATATTTCTGAGCAAATCTCCCTTGCTTCTAAGGAAGCTTCAGGTACTGGTAACATGAAATTCATGTTGAATGGTGCGTTAACACTTGGTACGATGGATGGAGCAAACGTGGAAATCGCTGAATTGGTTGGACGTGACAACATCTACATCTTCGGTGAAGATTCAGAAACTGTAATCGATCTATATGAGAAATCAGCATACAAATCAGCGGACTTCTATGAACGTGAAGCTATCAAACCATTGGTAGACTTCATTATCAGCGATGCCGTTCTTGCAGTTGGTAACAAGGAACGCTTGACTCGTCTTCACAAGGAATTGATCAACAAAGACTGGTTCATGACTCTTCTTGACTTGGAAGACTACATTGTAACCAAAGAACGCATGTTGGCTGATTACGAAGACCGTGATGCATGGTTGGATCAAGTTATCGTAAACATTGCTAAAGCAGGATTCTTCTCATCTGACCGTACGATCGCTCAGTACAATGAAGATATCTGGCACTTAAACTAA
- the argR gene encoding arginine repressor, translating to MKKTERHLLIQQMIRNEKLSTQKEIQDRLEAKGIAVTQTTLSRDLRDLGLVKVKRKDQLYYILPNEPEVAEIYIMLSSHAKSVSRAEFTLVLRTELGEAALLANGVDEMSDERILGTVAGANTLLIVCRDQDAAIEIQNEILGMMQ from the coding sequence ATGAAAAAGACAGAACGACACCTTTTGATTCAACAGATGATTCGAAATGAAAAACTGTCCACGCAAAAAGAGATTCAGGATCGTTTAGAAGCAAAAGGAATTGCAGTAACGCAAACGACCCTCTCACGTGATTTGCGGGATCTAGGTCTGGTCAAGGTGAAGCGAAAAGATCAATTGTATTATATTTTGCCAAATGAGCCTGAGGTGGCAGAGATTTATATTATGCTGTCCAGCCATGCCAAGTCTGTCTCACGGGCAGAATTCACCTTGGTCTTGCGGACAGAGCTAGGAGAAGCAGCTCTCTTGGCCAATGGTGTAGATGAGATGTCAGATGAGCGTATTTTGGGAACAGTAGCAGGAGCCAATACCCTCTTGATTGTCTGTCGAGACCAAGATGCAGCCATTGAAATTCAAAATGAAATTTTAGGGATGATGCAGTAA
- a CDS encoding GbpC/Spa domain-containing protein yields MKSYREHVSKQEKFSIRKLSVGVVSLAIAGLATVNTYGAEVKADEATAPATEATTTDTATSDAAVATSSKLTSTTVTEGNKTVTTTYVESPELEKAKADAATEGVTVTEEAEKVQPSIAAAEADNKAQTAEINTVVENHKKEKAAYEAKSQEITLIEKRNAEAEADYQKKVAEYNQQKAAYDKALEEYNAKKAAYDAKVAEKAAADKANAEAKAKYDAEMAVYNAAKAQYDKDLQEYQAKKAQYDKDKEAYDQLVAKKAEEDAAKAQYEADLKKYNVEKAQYENDYIAYQKKLAEYEIAKKQYTDAKQAYDKYMTDNAYADLKNVSTVQDLTFQREGGATHTIDGISTYLTRDAQARLNTSNVHQYDSNKLEASDIVATSPWANNETEYIQVKEGDKFVVTYDNLNQSSMRENTDMHPIKRVIYRYEILSLPSNDGKGIAAVNADPTVTMTVGASTDQDKPVKVAVDVEFYDGDGNKFDLTQRNAIVALNSLNHWTGASYVDSGDKPRALTVEAKDKEGNTVRGTWDPYADGSSMSIENNAVAVKNGTADFGTADVTISAENPIKIVAQKATWNGSEFTVSEETVIDATSVNASGGGNGHSIGTVEYTYKEKEGDKEKDDVLGSYTIDPTSGHIIFTPKKKFENVKHQESVNIGDNKFIKIPNSSVSYDAATKEVTSPTDNQYIEHGSVFNGESSATLEGWDNPSSPYLYYGGAGLKMSDGHLVFTANGANAAGQPTVYWFAINSNVGLPKEPGEEPKEPTKPTEPKAPTPPTITVENLPAEPTKPEEPKSPTPPTAPNYTVITVDVEEPKAPTPPKAPTPPTPEVVPNTNPVKPESEVKWHKNKVVTETDIPTPPTPVPPTPYNPPTPIVPPTPIVPPTPEVPTEPTPEVPEQPVQPAQPQTPALPNTGTESSAAAVLAGAMAGLLGLGLARKKKED; encoded by the coding sequence ATGAAAAGCTATCGTGAACATGTTTCGAAGCAGGAAAAATTTTCAATTCGTAAGTTATCAGTCGGTGTTGTTTCATTGGCCATCGCTGGATTGGCTACTGTTAATACCTACGGAGCAGAAGTGAAAGCAGATGAAGCAACAGCGCCTGCAACTGAAGCGACTACTACGGATACAGCAACAAGCGATGCAGCTGTTGCAACAAGTTCTAAGTTGACATCTACAACTGTGACAGAAGGAAATAAAACAGTTACGACTACTTATGTAGAATCACCAGAGCTTGAAAAAGCCAAAGCTGATGCAGCTACAGAAGGTGTGACCGTTACAGAAGAAGCTGAAAAAGTCCAACCATCTATCGCAGCAGCAGAAGCAGATAATAAAGCTCAAACAGCTGAAATCAACACAGTAGTTGAAAACCACAAGAAGGAAAAAGCAGCTTATGAAGCAAAATCTCAAGAAATCACATTGATTGAAAAGAGAAATGCGGAAGCAGAAGCAGATTATCAAAAGAAAGTAGCAGAGTACAATCAGCAAAAGGCAGCTTATGATAAAGCTTTAGAAGAGTACAATGCTAAAAAGGCAGCTTATGATGCCAAAGTAGCAGAAAAAGCAGCAGCGGATAAGGCTAATGCAGAAGCAAAAGCTAAGTATGATGCAGAAATGGCTGTTTATAATGCAGCTAAAGCACAATACGATAAAGATTTACAAGAGTACCAAGCTAAGAAAGCTCAGTACGATAAAGATAAAGAAGCTTATGATCAATTGGTAGCGAAGAAGGCAGAAGAAGATGCTGCCAAGGCTCAATACGAAGCTGATCTTAAAAAGTACAATGTTGAAAAAGCACAGTACGAAAATGATTATATTGCTTATCAAAAGAAATTAGCTGAATACGAAATTGCCAAAAAACAATATACGGACGCGAAACAAGCATACGACAAATATATGACAGACAATGCGTATGCTGACCTTAAAAATGTTTCAACTGTTCAAGATTTGACCTTCCAACGTGAAGGTGGTGCAACTCACACCATTGACGGCATCAGCACTTATCTTACTCGTGATGCTCAAGCTCGTTTAAATACAAGCAATGTCCATCAATATGATTCCAATAAATTGGAAGCTTCAGATATTGTAGCGACTAGTCCTTGGGCCAATAATGAAACTGAGTACATTCAAGTGAAGGAAGGCGATAAATTTGTCGTTACTTATGATAACTTGAATCAGTCCAGCATGCGTGAAAATACGGATATGCATCCAATCAAACGTGTGATTTACCGTTATGAGATTTTAAGTCTTCCATCAAATGATGGCAAAGGGATTGCAGCAGTCAACGCAGATCCAACGGTAACCATGACAGTGGGTGCTTCAACAGACCAAGACAAACCTGTTAAGGTTGCTGTCGATGTTGAATTCTATGATGGTGATGGCAATAAATTTGATTTGACTCAACGCAATGCCATTGTCGCTTTGAACTCGCTCAACCACTGGACAGGTGCTTCCTATGTCGATAGTGGAGACAAACCTCGTGCCCTTACAGTAGAAGCCAAAGATAAAGAAGGTAACACCGTTCGTGGAACTTGGGATCCATATGCAGATGGTTCATCTATGAGCATTGAAAATAATGCAGTTGCTGTTAAAAATGGAACAGCTGACTTTGGTACTGCTGATGTGACGATCTCTGCTGAAAACCCAATTAAGATTGTGGCTCAAAAAGCAACATGGAATGGCAGCGAATTCACAGTTAGTGAAGAAACCGTTATTGATGCAACATCTGTTAATGCTTCAGGTGGAGGGAATGGTCATTCTATCGGTACAGTTGAATATACATATAAAGAAAAAGAAGGTGATAAGGAAAAAGACGATGTTCTCGGTTCTTATACGATTGATCCAACTTCAGGACATATCATCTTTACTCCTAAGAAGAAATTTGAAAACGTGAAGCACCAAGAGTCTGTAAATATTGGAGATAATAAATTTATTAAAATTCCAAACTCAAGTGTTTCTTATGATGCGGCTACTAAAGAAGTAACTTCCCCTACAGATAACCAATATATTGAGCATGGTTCCGTCTTTAATGGAGAATCTTCAGCAACTCTTGAAGGTTGGGATAATCCATCTTCTCCGTACCTCTATTATGGTGGAGCAGGCTTGAAGATGTCAGATGGACACTTAGTCTTTACGGCTAATGGTGCCAATGCGGCTGGTCAACCAACGGTTTACTGGTTTGCCATCAACTCAAATGTAGGTCTTCCTAAAGAGCCAGGAGAAGAACCGAAAGAGCCAACAAAACCAACAGAACCAAAGGCGCCAACTCCACCAACGATTACAGTGGAAAATCTACCTGCAGAGCCAACGAAACCAGAAGAACCTAAATCACCAACTCCGCCAACAGCACCTAACTACACTGTGATTACGGTCGATGTGGAGGAACCAAAAGCTCCAACTCCACCAAAAGCTCCAACCCCACCGACTCCTGAAGTCGTTCCAAATACGAATCCGGTGAAACCGGAATCTGAAGTGAAATGGCATAAGAATAAAGTGGTAACGGAAACAGATATTCCAACCCCACCAACACCAGTTCCTCCAACTCCATACAACCCACCAACACCAATTGTTCCACCTACACCAATCGTTCCACCAACTCCAGAGGTTCCAACCGAACCAACTCCTGAAGTTCCGGAACAGCCTGTACAACCTGCGCAACCACAAACACCCGCGCTTCCAAATACAGGTACAGAAAGCTCAGCTGCAGCTGTTCTTGCAGGTGCGATGGCTGGATTGCTTGGATTGGGTCTTGCACGCAAGAAAAAAGAAGATTAA